In the Trichoderma atroviride chromosome 4, complete sequence genome, ATGGGATGCAAACTGCCCAAAGCTTGACTTAAAATGCAGAGCTGGGTCTTGTGAGTGCTCTTCCTCCCTTATTGGTacctattcttttttttttctccgccTCCATCTCTGTTGCCTTCTCCTATTCACCACTGCATAACAGTGAATCAGAGCAGCAGTATCATACTATAAAGCCGCATCCCCCTGCCCACGGCTCAGCATATAATCTCGCACATACTCTGGAATAAACACTTGAACTCAAGAGCAGACGGCATCTGCAGCGAGAAATCCGCCATATTATTGTATTGTTGCCCTTCGATTATCAAGTTTGACCCCATTGAGCACGCGCACAAGTATGTCTTTTCAACATCAGACTCCCAGTCATGGCGATGTAATAGACATTGGCGGAAGCCGACTGCATGAGGACGTCGGAGAGAGACTTTCCAGGGTCCTCACGGCCGTCTATGGCCCTAGTGCGAAGCCGACTCTTCCAGATGAGCTCCTGTATACCGACGTTGGACTGCCCATTTGGAATGAAATCATCTTCACACCCGAGTTCTATCAAACTCATGATGAGATTGCGCTCTTTGATGCTCACGGAAGCGACATCATCAAGCGACTTCAGCCTGGCGTGACCATGATTGATCTTGGAGTCGGGTAAGTTTGAGCAGAGTCAAAAACGTTTGAGCCAGTCAGGCAAACCGTCTAATCATCTTCCGATAACCTAGAGACACTCGCAAGGTAGAACATTTGCTCTCATCTTTTGAGGAGGCGCAGCTTGAAGCGACGTATCTGGCTCTAGATATCTCCAAAACATCGTTGGAGCACAGCGTGGGCTACCTTCTTGACAAACATTCCGCAGCGGATGCCAAGGTGACTTGTGCAGGGCTGTGGGGAACATTCCAAGATGGCATGTCCTATGTGAAAGGTATTCAGGGCCAGAgactcttcctctctctggGCTCTGTCCTTTGCAACGACCCTTGGGCGGAGGCCTTGAACCATCTCAGGTACTGGGCCGAGGCTCTCCGGCCAGGAGATCTCCTCCTAGTAGGCATGGATGCTCACCTACTGCCCAAGGATGAGGATAAAATTTGGAAAGCCTATCACTCTCGGGATGACCTGTATCGCCAATTCTTCCTGAATGGCTTCAATCAGGTGAACAAGGCAATTGGCGAAGAGTGgtttcaagaagaagattgggAATTCATGGCGCAGCTCGAGGAGCAGCCAACGACTCGCCATCGATTCTTCTTTCGAGCTAAAAAGGATGTCACCATCCATAAGCTTAACCGGACACTCAAAGAGGGTGAGGAGCTTGACTGGTTCGACTCTCATAAGTATGGAGAGGAGAGCGTACGACTCATGTGCCATAAGGCGGGACTGAGTGTGATAAATGTCATGCAAGCACCCGGCTCTGAGTTTAGTAAGTCCTTCTTGTACTATCTATCCTCTGCAAGCTCTTTCAGTTGCTGGTCACAGACTGTGAcaaactctttttttgctaacCCCTCGTTCTGTAGGGCAATATCTACTCAAAGCGAAAGAGGAGCAGGATCAGAGAGAGGATGGAGATAGTGCCATATCCGGGTTGGTATAACCGAATAATAGCTCGCTGTTTTGTTCCCTTGCTTAGACTCTCAGGCGGCAGATGGAAAAGTAATGGGTATTTGGGTTGAATTGGAGACTGAAGTAGCTGCCAATTTTTCATAGACCAGATGGGGGAAAATGATAGAGCGTGTCTTGGGCCTCAAGTTAGGCATAGAATCTCTTGTTCCTTCTCTTGCACGCGTTGAATTAGGTGTTCCCACCATGGATATCTGTTGGCGATATCGTCATCAAGCGATTCAAGATCAACGACAATGCTCGGCTCATCATCAATCCACGTCCATATGCGTTGTAACGTTTCATATAGTGGAGGTACGCTCTGCAGGATGCCCTTGTTAGTATTTGTAGAAGCCGGCGTGTTGTAAATGTGTGCGGGACATGGGATTCTTACGCTTCTTACTGGGGCGCTGGTGACGCTGTCAAACCACTTTTGGGCAACGCCGGCATGTTCACCGACAGTGGCAAGCATACCCAGGAGAAAGACTGGGAAGAGAGGTGCCTGGGCGGTGAATTGATAGCCAGAGGTTGGCATAATGCTTATGCATTTGGCGAGATAACTCAGATTTGCAACCACGTCTGGATGGTCTCGAGGTAGTCTATATAAGCGCCATTGTTAGAACTGCAAATTATGATACTCTgccctctttttttaaacAGTCATTTTGCTCACCTTAAGGCGCGACATTGTAAGTAAATGACGGCTGTAATTCTCCAGGCTTCTGCGGTGACCTCGGTCATCTCAGTGGTGTTGCTGACCATGTACTTTTCTGGAGCGGCGCGGACCCATTCAATCGCCTGAGATTGGACCTGGGCAACCTCGAAAGGGTTTGAATAGGGTGTGTTACTCCACTGCCTCATATCCAACAACTCAGAGAGTATATACCGAATGGTAATGGGGACAACGGGGGATTCAGGGCATTGGTTCAGTCGCGCCGAGCAGAATGTAATCTGGCTCATGCAGTGGAGCAGTTTCTTGGagaagccgcagccgccgtgGATCTCATACATGTCTCGATTGTTGCCGTAAAGAAGCCAGCCGAAGCGGTTGGCTTCCTTGACGGGGTCAAAGGTGTTTGGTGAGGCAAGAGGTGTCATGAGCTGTGAGAGGATGAGGGCTCTGCCTACAATGACGGACTGGGAGTTGCGGAGGGAAGAGAGTTGGATGTTGTCTTTGGACCAGAATCGTGACCCTTCGTCGATGGATTCAAGAAAGTGCTCGCATAGCTCGGTTCCTTTCAGCCATCTGGGGACTTCTGGCCACTTGCAACGGCGTTCAGTGAGGACAATCTGAAAGTAGAAACGGTTTTATTAGATACACTCTCTCAAATGCAGGTTGGCCTTTTGCGGAATATCAAGTGCTATAAGAGAGGAGATGACTTACATCATGCATCGACATGATGCATAGAATGGTAATCAGCTCACTTGCTTCGTCGACACTGAGGTCTGTCCTTTCGAGAAGCTGGCTCAGGCGAGCCTCAGCCTGGCGATAGCGAAGATTGATCCGCCTACCTACTTTCTCCAACGGCTGGTAATCGTATACGTATACGCCGGCCAGACTCTGTATCGCGCTTAGCACGCCCTCGCTTCCCTCCATGCAAGCAAAGTCTGTGAGCCACAGGTTGGTCTGCTTTAAGATACTCCGGCCAGGACACCAATTCTTGGTATCTACAATTATTATATGTTAGAAAGTGTGATGAAGTGGGTAACAGAAGCATGAGGGAATAAAAGAAATGTGAGAAGAGTAGGAATTGATATGACAAGGAAAGTTTGACGTACAAAAGTCGAAAAAGCGCCTATCCATGTCGTCCATTTGGGAAACGAAACCGAAATGCGACGGGACCTTAGGGACGGTATATCCCGCAATTTGACGCAATATCTTTTGTTGATCCCACGAGCGGGCATAAGGACTCGAGCTGGAAGGACTCAAGTTtgatgtgctgctgcttgggaGTGAAGGCGACCGACTATATCTCCCCCCGCTGTTCTGAGTACAATTGTTCTGACGTGCTTTCGGGAGATGCTTGAGTGTAGGGATAGTTTGTAGCAACCAGCGTTGAGGATGACCGACTCAATTGCCTGACATGCTCATTTTGAatgtcatcatcttcgccgtACTGCGTGGCGGCGGATTTGGAAGATGGGCGACTGTACTGCTCATCACGCTTGGGCCAATTGAATTTGATATACGAATTGACCGTACCGTCTGTGGGACGACTGAACCGCAGTGACGGTAGCTTTCCGAAAGTATCCAAGCAGTCCTTGAATGGGCTGACAAATCCATGTCGCGGCTTACGACTGCTATGCTGCTCGCCTTCAgctgacgatggcgaggctTGCTCGGCAGCTGGGGAAGCAAATTCCTCGGCCAAAGCCTCCGCCAAGTCTCCCAGTAACTGGGATTGTAATTCAGGGaaatcgccatggctgatTAGCGAGTCCTCATAATATACTGGGGAGAGGGTGGACTCTGTAAGCGGCGATGCTAAACCAATTGTTAGTACTACTATTGCGACTTGTTTTGGCATCTTTAGCGGCTGTCTCCCTGCTTGGAGCTTAGAGGgggtggatgaagaagaaaaaagcatCCAAGGAATtgagaggaaaaggaggcAACAGTCGTACGACTAGGCAGGGGGTGAGTTACAAGAGAGTAAAGATAGGTTGTTGTTTACCCTTTAatacgaaaaaaaaaaaggatcaTCCTGTTCTCTCAAATGAAGAGCCACGTGAGAGGGTAGTGCTCAGCCTCAGTGACGGGGTgggaaaacaaagagaggggTGTGGTGTGTGACGCAGGATGAGTGGTGCAATATGTCGGAGAAAAGATATAAGACAGAATGCTAGGGGCAGTGAGCGAAATGGATAGGAAAGGCTCTTATCTAGTGAGATGGACGACCAATCTCCAAATagatatgtatgtatgtatgtatgcaGGCGGACAGTTTTCGGTGAGCTTCCATTGGCTTGCTGTTGACTTACATGCATCAATATCTTGAGACACCACTATAGTCGCTATTGGTGTTATcgcatccatctccatcggTTCGTAAGTTGCCTCGGACAATGCCTCGGAAGCCATGTCAAAAGACAGCTCTGAAGATACTTCAGAAGACGGCTCGGGCGAGTATTCGGGGGACATTTCAGTCGAGCTTAATGTCGAGATTTGCGAAGATGCAGATTCGGTTGAGactggagaagaggctgtcGCCGGTTCTGCATCAACCACAGGCTCAGCCTCTTCAGTCTGGGGCGTGCCAGATTCGGAAGTAGATGCATTTTCACGGCCACGTTTACGGCGGCCACCACGACTACCACGACCACCACGACTTCCGCGACCACCGCGACGGccgcggccacggccacgtcGAAGCTCACGTTCAGGTTCGGGTTCGGGTTCAGGCTGAGGATCGACTTCAAGCTCGGGTTCACGCTCACGCACACGCACACGCTTCGGGCGGGTGGTGGACAGAACGTTTACCCACTCAAGAGGCATGTTCACCGTGTCTCTGCCTCTAGGAGGAGCCACAACGCTGGGAAACGGCGCGGGCTTGATGAACCGCAGCTGAGGGCCAGGCTGAGGAGGCCCGGCTGGCTGCGGGTGTGGCGCCAGCTTGAGGCGCTTGGCTGGGCGTTCCTGGCTCTGAGAGTCACTCATTGGCACCGAGTCAGGCACTTGGACAGCGCTCAATGACGAGTGACGTGAATACGCACACACAGCAGGCCAGGGGAGAGCCGGTGTGGGTGCCACAGAGCTTAGACGAGCCTTTTGCTGGTGGGACCTGACAGGCGTGGACCATGCACAATCAAGGACAATGTAATGCAGCGGCGGGAATACGTAGCACGACGATGCTCACTGTGTCGGTCCTTGCTGCACTTTCTGCCGGATCAGACCAAGTGTGAAGCAGGCTGCAGCGGGCAGTTGTAGCAACAGGGCTGTTGAGTCGGAGAACCAGCCTCAAGCCGAACTCGACTCGCTCTGTTGCCGCAATTGGCTtttcaaaaagaagattgagtaGGAATGTGTGAATGTGTATATTGTGTGTAGGGATGCGGCGGGGGAGCGAACTGTGGAAAGGGGGGGTGTCCCTCGGGTGCAAGTCCCCAAAGCTCAGACCTTCAATTGCAATTGACCAACTGAAGAACCGAAAACTCGGGTCAGTGAAGCGTGAGAGACGATCTGAAGACCACACAGGGCACGTTTGAAAATGCCCGGCAGTCAAGATGGTGGAGCGTGTTGGTGCTGTTTGTGGACTGCCGGAGCCAGTTCCGAGCTGCGGCCGCAACTTTGAGCTGCACCAACGTTGAAGCTGCCCGCAAGTTAGTACCAACTAGGTAACAGCGGTTGGAGGCATGCACTACCTGGCAATATCTATAGCGGCTAACAACTTGAGGGGACTTCTAATAGGTATGCTAGCTGGCTCAATTCAGGTTCAGGCGCACGCAGACTGGGAAAAGCAGTTGACACTAAACAGCAATGATCAGACACACAACATGACGCTCGCAGCAACATTGAAAAATAGGaatgaaaataaaaataaaaataaaaagtcaTGCTTCTGCCGCCAGTCTTGCAGCATGAAAGAGTATCGGCAGCGCGGAGAATAGGATTGGATGGAGGGTGGTAGGCCGGTACATACTGTACTTGATTCGCCTTTTGGGGGGTGGTGGTAGGGGTTTAgacgagaaaagaggaaacaCGGAACATTGAATGCGGGAGGGAACAGGGAAATCTGCAGCGGCACAGGCCAACGTTGGCTCTTGGCCCCGACCCATCCGGCGGTGATCTTGGCTGATCTGACCACAAAGCCAAGAGAGGTAACAGGAGCACAAGATGGAGACGGAAGAgacgaggaaaaagaggagagggacgagagagaaagaggagaaaagaggaaacagGGAGCCGGGGTGTCGGCGAATAACTCTTGTGTCTCCCCTCTTTcgagtctctctctctcctccttgTGCGAGGGACAACGAATGCAAAGGCCCACGCATAAGACCAGAATGGCTTCGTTTCCGGCAATTGAGTGGCAGAAGAGGAACTGGCTCTCTCACTCACATGTAACCCGCGCTTCTCCGCTTGTGAGAATTCCCGCGGTCAAGGGGCCTTTTGAGCCCAAGGATCGGATGCTAGGCAGAGACGAGTAATCTTGGAAAAGGCGATGCTTACAAGAATGATGTATACTCGTACGAGCGAGCGATGTGATATACGATTTCGAGTCGGACCAAAGGCCAAGTCCAGGGCACTCGAGAGCTGGTCCCCACTGATTCTTATGTATTGAGGATTACGAGCACGGAGCTGGGGGGCGAGAAGAAAGAGCGAGAGAAGCCAGAATGCCTCCCATCTTATTCCACTTATTTTTGCGTTGATTTCTAGTCTTTCTACCATGATTTAGCTACGCTTTAGAGCCAATGCAGAGCGTCACGAAAGAGGGTGGGAGGCATGGGTCCTTGAAGCTATAATTTCCCTAGAGGTACTGTACAATCAGATTCCGGCTCCCTGGTGTCTTCAGGAAGCTCACGATCGCGGCGTGTGACCAGGATCCTCACGATCGGGGCCAGGGCCCTGGTCTCACCGAgtggagaagctggcatCGAGACCTCTCTTGGGTATATAGCATCCAGCACACCCTTGTCTCTTCAGGCCTCCCCACGGCCCATCCAGGCGATCGTTGAGCCATCCAATCCGCTCAGCCTCTGCGGCCATGGAGGCGCGGCTCGCACAACCGGTGTGCAGGGGTGTCTCTACCCTTGCTTCTCTTAGTGCAGCCAAGGCCGCATTAGCTCTATCCCGGCCTTCttgttgtctcttctctctgccgTCCTTGTCGCCTCGCCTCGATGCGGCCAATCAACAGTTCGGGGACCTACGACGCCAGTGTGGGAGCCATTTGCTGGCATCCTGATTTGCTTCTCGCCAGGCTCAAAAGGGGCAGTCATGCCGTCTGGAACGTCGTCAAACTCGCTCCTGTCACGGCCTCTTTGGGCACTGGGCTTCCTCCCCCAGGCCTGCTTTCATCTGTCCTGATCTTCATCGCTTCTTTGATTCTCCCATCGTCTATATCTCGAGACATTGGCCGTGCAAAAACCTGCTTGGGTCCACGTCCGGCCTTCGCACTCTTCCCTCTTTCTACCATCCACCCCTCCTTCTCACTCACTTCAGCTCTCGCTCGTCCTCTGTtactcttcctctcctctgaCTCTCCCTCGCATTCGGTGCGGAGTCGGGTGGGTAGCACAAAACCAGGCCATTGGCTTCACGATCCTTTGGCTCTCAGGCGTAGGGTGGCCATCACACGCCAATCACAGGCACACCAGCAGCTTTGGCATAGAGCAAAGTGGCCACTAGTTTTCAGCCGAGTCACCACCCTCCCTGGTCTTTCGTTCTGGCACCCACCACCAAAGAGGCAAACATGGGAAATCTCATCGTTCCGTGATTATTCATCTTCCTATTCCAAAAACTGCAAGACCCTCGCCTGGGAGTGGGACTTGAAAGCGTTCAGATAGAGACCACGCACGATAGCCCCTTTGCCTGTCTAaacctacctacctacgcAAACTTTCTCGCAGCATTCTAGGCCCTTGGGTTGCCCAAGAGCTAGTAGCCGTCGCGGCACAGGGTTCTCATCCATAGCAAGGGCGACTGTCTTATGCTGCTGGTCCTTGCCTGTGACCCACCAGGCCAGCCACGAGCTGCACTACCCAGCTGTCTCTTTTGATTTGAATCCCGGTTTTGTTGACTGCGGCCCGGAGTACGCATAGTGGTACTGCTATACTGTCTTCGTAGCTCTGCCAGTTGGCTGCGCGTTGGAGAGCGGGGCGATTCGAAGAGCAAGCCATCGTCTCAATTTATCATCAATACTGAGGTTGGCATCGACGTGAGCAGAGGTTTCACTTCAGCCTCATGGCTGGATAGGGGAAGCCCCCCCCCTTTaggaaaaacaaaatctCGCAGCGCTATATTTATTATCTACTCTATTGCTCCGTACACAGGAGCCGGAGTTTTTCAGGCTCAGGGCTGCAGTTTACGATACCCAAAGTTGGCAGTAATAGAACCAGCGCACACCATGCAGCCGCTTCAGGCCACACATCTCTTCACATTTGGGCTCCCATCGGCgcctgtctctctctctttggaAAGCTTGGTCCTTCAATACCTTCGTCAAGCTTCTCAGAGTGTAGAGCAAGTGGAGATATTGTCTCCCTTATCGTCTAAGCCAAAATGCTCGTCCTCGCctgacgatgccgccgccttGTTGACGGAGATGGGCGATTATTTGACCCGGACCGCGATGATATGGGCATATCTTATTGAATACCTTATCAAAGGATCTCATATCGATCATGTCACGCTGCAAATTCTCGAAAACTCTCGAGCCAAGACTAATGTTGCAGATCTGTCCGAAGCCGCTTCGCTGGACATGACTCTTGGTCGCCTCCGGTACGTGTTTTACTGTGTTTGTCTCCTTGCTAGGCCTACAAGTGTCGGTATAGACTAACAATGCCATGATTCTAATATACAGAAAGATGCGTGATTTGGCGATGCAGCACTCTAAAGATATTCAAACCATATGGAAGCTTGGGAGCCACCGGAAGGCCAGTCTATCATGCCTAGTTGACCCCCAACCGTCTTCATCGTTACACGGGGAGACCCCATCCTCAGTTCCATCGGCAACCCCTTCAGAGTCTTACTCAAGGCCAGAAGGGTTCAGGAGTACGTCGCATACAGCCGAACGTCGTAAGCAGATTGCGGACGCGGTAGCTTTACTGAAAGATGGAGCAACAACAGTGGGAAGACCAGCACATACACCATTGCCCTCGCTGCCGCTCTTACCACCAGGTATATCACTCGATTTGCCGCCGATACGACCTACACAGCCACCCATATCTGCTCCACTAacagcatcgccgccgcagcaacaaCTGCAACGACAGGAGCAACTGCAGCGAcaagagcagctgcaaagaCAGGAACAGCTGCAACGACAAGAACAACTcaaacaaaaagaacaagagaagcagcagaagcagaagcagaaggcacagcagccacagcagcagcacagggGGCAGagggggcagcagcagagagTGCAGcaacagaagcaaaagcaagcaaTCATGGCATCAACCCGAATATTCCTTGCAAAAGAAGGACCAGGTTCAGGAGCACGGGCAAGGTCGATACTACGAAAGCTAGTACCCTTGATGCCGGCACCGAGAAGGCCACTGGTGAAGAAGTCAATGCCGAAGAAGTCTGGCCCAAGGCCGGTGAGGATATTAACGCCAATTGTTGCTCcggctcctcctccgccgccaccaccacctccaccagTCCTtactcctcctccccctcaatgccggcctcttcctcgctcAGCAGAAGAGATTGCAATGGCCGCATCGGCCTCTGCGGCATTGGAAAACatgattgaagaagaggatgaagaagactcgGATGAGTATTCCGACGACGGCCTGTTTGCAGGCATCAACTTGAAGGCTTTGAAACAGCGCGGTAAAGGGAAATATTACTGTCCTAGAGGCCATCGCTGCGACAAAGGCGGCGTTGATAAGAGTGGAAATCTGATACTTTTCGACCGTAACTCATCTTTTGCGTACGTAACAAACTTTTCTCCCAGCATCATGGCAAGCCCAACTCTCTGTCCCCTGTCTTGCTCTttcatttccatcttcaacccCGGGAGATGCGAGAAAGAGATGCATTAGGACAGGCGCCATGTGCCCCGGCTAGCACGTTTGCTAATGTATTCATGCAGGCAACATTGCAACAAACATCGCAAGCCCTGGAGGTGTGATGTGCCTGGCTGCCCGAATCCTCCCAAGAAGCGCCGGTTTGCGCGCCGTGACGGATTGGAGAGGCACAAGGCTACAGTCAAGCATTATTTTATGGCGTAAGTACATGATGCTACACCTGCTTATCTGTTGAAACCAATCACAAGTCTTTGTAGGCAAGAATAAAGGCAAACAGGCCAGACTTGCCCAATACTCTCATCGTCTCAATCAATAGAAAAGAGGGGCTGGAGACACCGAACCGCCAGAAATAGAAAGAGAGGGCAATCGACATGGTCCACATGTGACGGGCAGAGTCCGCCCGCAGCTCTATACTCGTACGAGCAGCACAAGCATGaaagatacatgtacaggGGCCAACCCGGCGTCATGGCACATAGTCTACTGTACGGCTCAGCAACTACAACAAGCTCGACGCCTTCCGAAGGATCAGATCAGGCAAACAAACGCACGGCCAACAGCCTGAGGCCTGGCTCGAGTCGGTGAGGCTTCCCCGTCTCCACGTCAGCGGCTCTCCCCGAGTCCGCGCTCGTCTAGCCTCGACGCCGTCCATCTGGGTGGATCGAGCTATAGGCGCCGGTCTCTGTCACCCGAAGTCACGGTACCCATCTTCCCGTGGGCGCTAATAATAGGGTTGCCAGTCAGTTGTTGATGGTAGTCTAAACTAGGGGATCACTGCTGGTTTGCTGATCTGTCAGACTATCGATATTGTGTGGCTGGtctcttatttttttttttttttttttttttttttttttttgcttttgcttattactactattactttcttttcttttttcttttcctgttttTCAGCTCGGATTTCAGCTCGGAGTGGGGGGgtgttgttttcttttcttttcttcctatTTAGCGCTATTGTTCTTTGCTTGAATCGGGTTTAGCAACAGGATGGAAAAAGCACAACTTTTGGGTTATACGAGGATACACGATGGACGACAAAACAGGACTTTTGGGACTAACAACCAAAGGGATGAAAAACGATcggaaagggaaaagtaGCGGGCGTTTAATTAGCTCAAGGGGCAGTTGCTCCGCATACACTGTTTAAACATCCTGGAGAGCTGAACTCTGGGATCTGCCATGCCTGTTCTTTAGCGATAGCCGGTCCGAAAAAAACAATAGATTTCTAGGTAACATTATTACGGCTAGTATCCGTACTAGCATCAGAAATAACTTGTTTCTCTTGACTGCTTAGACCCTCTGCTGCGCCCTTGTTTCTCTCCCTTGCTTGTGCCGTAGATGCAGGGTGAAAACCTGGTCGGGCTCACCCGGGTCCGGAGTTTGGGGGCGAAATTATACTGATAGTGCAGAGCTTACCAGGGTGATGGAAAAGTGTGTTTCGGATGCTACCTGAGGAGCGGCTGCATTCATTGGGCTCCAAGAGCATCTGGGATTACAATTGGCCTGGCCGTATTCCTGGAATCCTAGTTTCCAAATTACTACATACCGCATTTTGACCAAAAAGCAAGATTTCCTTAGTGCTTCAACGCCGTACGGAGAAGGCCTCTGAAAAGGGAAATTGAGTGTAAGAGATTGAGTGTTGGGCAGCGTTTTCAACGCCATCCCATCCCAATGTATGCCTAATGTTTGCCATCCGAGCCTCGTTTACATCCAAATGGTCTCATGATGCTTGATCGAGAAGCCGAATATAGTAAAATTTGTCGGCTGTTGCATGGGTGAACCCCCACATC is a window encoding:
- a CDS encoding uncharacterized protein (EggNog:ENOG41), which encodes MDDMDRRFFDFYTKNWCPGRSILKQTNLWLTDFACMEGSEGVLSAIQSLAGVYVYDYQPLEKVGRRINLRYRQAEARLSQLLERTDLSVDEASELITILCIMSMHDIVLTERRCKWPEVPRWLKGTELCEHFLESIDEGSRFWSKDNIQLSSLRNSQSVIVGRALILSQLMTPLASPNTFDPVKEANRFGWLLYGNNRDMYEIHGGCGFSKKLLHCMSQITFCSARLNQCPESPVVPITIRYILSELLDMRQWSNTPYSNPFEVAQVQSQAIEWVRAAPEKYMVSNTTEMTEVTAEAWRITAVIYLQCRALRLPRDHPDVVANLSYLAKCISIMPTSGYQFTAQAPLFPVFLLGMLATVGEHAGVAQKWFDSVTSAPVRSSVPPLYETLQRIWTWIDDEPSIVVDLESLDDDIANRYPWWEHLIQRVQEKEQEILCLT
- a CDS encoding uncharacterized protein (TransMembrane:1 (o57-74i)); this encodes MRPINSSGTYDASVGAICWHPDLLLARLKRGSHAVWNVVKLAPVTASLGTGLPPPGLLSSVLIFIASLILPSSISRDIGRAKTCLGPRPAFALFPLSTIHPSFSLTSALARPLLLFLSSDSPSHSVRSRVGSTKPGHWLHDPLALRRRVAITRQSQAHQQLWHRAKWPLVFSRVTTLPGLSFWHPPPKRQTWEISSFRDYSSSYSKNCKTLAWEWDLKAFR
- a CDS encoding uncharacterized protein (EggNog:ENOG41) — encoded protein: MSDSQSQERPAKRLKLAPHPQPAGPPQPGPQLRFIKPAPFPSVVAPPRGRDTVNMPLEWVNVLSTTRPKRVRVREREPELEVDPQPEPEPEPERELRRGRGRGRRGGRGSRGGRGSRGGRRKRGRENASTSESGTPQTEEAEPVVDAEPATASSPVSTESASSQISTLSSTEMSPEYSPEPSSEVSSELSFDMASEALSEATYEPMEMDAITPIATIVVSQDIDASSPLTESTLSPVYYEDSLISHGDFPELQSQLLGDLAEALAEEFASPAAEQASPSSAEGEQHSSRKPRHGFVSPFKDCLDTFGKLPSLRFSRPTDGTVNSYIKFNWPKRDEQYSRPSSKSAATQYGEDDDIQNEHVRQLSRSSSTLVATNYPYTQASPESTSEQLYSEQRGEI
- a CDS encoding uncharacterized protein (EggNog:ENOG41), whose amino-acid sequence is MQPLQATHLFTFGLPSAPVSLSLESLVLQYLRQASQSVEQVEILSPLSSKPKCSSSPDDAAALLTEMGDYLTRTAMIWAYLIEYLIKGSHIDHVTLQILENSRAKTNVADLSEAASLDMTLGRLRKMRDLAMQHSKDIQTIWKLGSHRKASLSCLVDPQPSSSLHGETPSSVPSATPSESYSRPEGFRSTSHTAERRKQIADAVALLKDGATTVGRPAHTPLPSLPLLPPGISLDLPPIRPTQPPISAPLTASPPQQQLQRQEQLQRQEQLQRQEQLQRQEQLKQKEQEKQQKQKQKAQQPQQQHRGQRGQQQRVQQQKQKQAIMASTRIFLAKEGPGSGARARSILRKLVPLMPAPRRPLVKKSMPKKSGPRPVRILTPIVAPAPPPPPPPPPPVLTPPPPQCRPLPRSAEEIAMAASASAALENMIEEEDEEDSDEYSDDGLFAGINLKALKQRGKGKYYCPRGHRCDKGGVDKSGNLILFDRNSSFAQHCNKHRKPWRCDVPGCPNPPKKRRFARRDGLERHKATVKHYFMAQE